Proteins from one Bacteriovorax sp. BAL6_X genomic window:
- a CDS encoding Crp/Fnr family transcriptional regulator: MIKEILNNIERPIFRQYQKGQAIYRELEAPQFLYIVEEGIIGLYYNSENGKESFLRVYGPGEIFGHRSYFLEEPYHANSISLTKSKLMLIDRKQCDKICLQSPDLLKNMTKILARELGNAERRLARMADKSAKARIVEALVYLKLKHPEHHWTRKEVADFAVSTFESVTRILKELELAGLITKSGRSIEIIDEQKLLKYSIENY; the protein is encoded by the coding sequence ATGATAAAGGAAATCTTAAATAATATTGAACGGCCTATTTTTCGTCAGTACCAAAAAGGCCAGGCCATTTACAGAGAATTAGAAGCCCCTCAGTTCCTCTATATTGTTGAAGAGGGAATTATTGGACTTTATTATAATAGCGAAAATGGTAAAGAGAGCTTTTTAAGAGTCTATGGCCCAGGAGAGATCTTCGGGCATCGTTCATACTTTTTAGAAGAACCTTATCACGCCAATTCAATTAGCCTCACAAAATCAAAATTAATGCTTATTGATCGTAAACAATGTGACAAAATTTGTCTTCAAAGCCCAGATCTACTTAAGAATATGACGAAAATTCTTGCAAGGGAGCTAGGCAATGCAGAAAGAAGACTTGCGAGAATGGCAGATAAATCGGCCAAGGCAAGAATTGTAGAAGCACTAGTCTATTTAAAACTTAAGCACCCGGAACATCATTGGACTCGCAAAGAAGTTGCAGATTTTGCAGTTTCAACTTTTGAGAGTGTTACAAGAATCTTAAAGGAGCTAGAATTAGCAGGTTTAATAACTAAAAGTGGCAGAAGTATCGAAATTATAGACGAGCAAAAACTTCTAAAATACTCTATTGAGAATTATTAA
- a CDS encoding YeeE/YedE family protein — MKKFTSLISGMIFGIGLTISGMVNPKKVIGFLDIFSLQGGWDASLAFVMGGAVVIGIFATKYITKRETPIFDVKFHLPTKMKIDKRLVSGAVLFGVGWGIAGICPGPAIVNLINISAPIVIFVIAMFAGSQISKKLAP, encoded by the coding sequence ATGAAAAAGTTTACAAGTTTAATTTCAGGAATGATATTTGGCATTGGTTTAACTATTTCAGGGATGGTGAATCCAAAAAAAGTCATTGGTTTCCTAGATATCTTCTCTCTACAGGGAGGATGGGATGCATCTCTTGCCTTTGTAATGGGGGGGGCCGTTGTTATTGGTATTTTTGCCACTAAGTATATTACTAAGCGTGAAACTCCTATTTTTGATGTCAAATTTCACTTACCAACTAAGATGAAGATCGATAAGAGACTAGTATCAGGTGCAGTTCTGTTTGGAGTTGGTTGGGGGATTGCAGGGATTTGTCCTGGACCGGCCATTGTAAATCTGATTAATATTTCTGCTCCAATAGTTATATTTGTAATTGCAATGTTTGCGGGCTCTCAAATCTCTAAGAAATTAGCTCCCTAA
- a CDS encoding YeeE/YedE family protein — translation MTNSLWPLFGGILIGTSAALLLYFNGRVAGISGILFNCHKKNDGGHWRIFFILGLLLGGLVVKLVGPSFLDYSLNLSYTKAIIAGLFVGAGTHLGSGCTSGHGVCGLSRFSMRSLVATITFMAVAIAVVSLMGLL, via the coding sequence ATGACTAACTCTCTATGGCCACTATTTGGCGGGATTTTAATCGGAACTTCTGCCGCTCTTTTACTCTATTTTAATGGGCGTGTTGCAGGGATTTCTGGAATACTTTTCAATTGTCATAAGAAAAATGACGGTGGTCATTGGCGAATCTTTTTTATTCTTGGGCTTTTACTAGGTGGACTTGTGGTTAAATTGGTGGGGCCAAGTTTTTTAGATTATTCTCTCAATCTTTCATATACTAAGGCCATCATTGCTGGCCTATTTGTCGGTGCAGGAACACATTTGGGTTCAGGTTGTACAAGTGGGCACGGTGTATGTGGACTTTCACGTTTCTCAATGCGATCGCTGGTTGCAACAATCACTTTTATGGCCGTAGCTATCGCTGTTGTCTCTTTAATGGGGTTATTATAA